The following coding sequences lie in one Crassostrea angulata isolate pt1a10 chromosome 10, ASM2561291v2, whole genome shotgun sequence genomic window:
- the LOC128166821 gene encoding cylicin-1-like, with amino-acid sequence MEAPPMYPVYPDVPMKPLSSDPGSRFDTNKSRGSVNMMAQDKMFQWTECRIWINSNIVNEIMEQGGVVPPAPESKRNINVVNSFLSDPKKTKTGDLLKQRYCESLVGLQGSSYFVFGLPRVRRIVRDVNEDLQPDQQADDSTGKLSDVRDDRGENIRDTKNDIFPESRSLGEKRNDYKLGESRADKKLGESRNDYRLGESRADYKLGESRADYKLGESRADYKLGESRADYRLGESRADYKLGESRFDQLGDTRKDRLREPTNRPWESRNDRGRRAVDDRQNLRESSRPPGISRTTSGRQDDIKSNPLGQSGAYDLSNTYREDLRESRRARPEPRESADSGLYASRVAYDMKKSWKADPPLYASKVLPDRPSGGGERYDDIESWRPQIPSPRARDDYPLPRPPPPPPPPPISHAPSGRYADVIRR; translated from the exons ATGGAAGCACCGCCGATGTATCCGGTTTATCCTGATGTTCCTATG AAGCCGCTATCGTCGGACCCTGGTTCCAGGTTCGACACCAACAAGAGTCGTGGCTCGGTGAACATGATGGCGCAGGATAAGATGTTCCAGTGGACCGAGTGTCGGATCTGGATCAACTCCAATATCGTCAACGAAATAATGGAACAGGGTGGAGTTGTTCCCCCCGCCCCCGAATCCAAGCGTAATATCAATGTCGTCAACAGCTTCCTTTCAGACCCAAAGAAAACCAAAACCGGCGACCTGCTGAAACAGAGATACTGCGAGAGTTTGGTTGGCTTGCAGGGGAGCTCGTATTTTGTGTTTGGATTACCACGAGTCAGGAGAATTGTGAGAGATGTGAACGAAGACTTACAACCAGACCAACAAGCAGACGACAGCACGGGGAAACTGTCAGACGTAAGGGACGACCGCGGGGAAAACATCAGAGATACCAAGAATGATATATTCCCAGAAAGTCGGAGTCTTGGGGAAAAACGCAATGATTACAAATTGGGAGAAAGTCGAGCTGACAAGAAACTGGGGGAAAGTCGAAACGACTACAGACTAGGAGAAAGTCGAGCCGATTACAAGCTGGGAGAAAGTCGAGCCGATTATAAGCTGGGAGAGAGTCGAGCCGATTACAAGCTGGGAGAGAGTCGAGCTGATTACAGGCTGGGAGAAAGTCGAGCCGATTATAAGCTGGGAGAAAGTCGGTTTGATCAGCTGGGGGACACAAGAAAAGACAGACTGAGAGAACCCACAAACCGGCCCTGGGAGTCAAGGAACGACAGGGGACGTAGAGCTgtggacgacagacaaaatctGAGAGAAAGCAGCCGACCCCCCGGCATCTCCAGGACAACCAGCGGGCGCCAAGACGACATCAAATCGAATCCACTCGGACAGAGTGGGGCCTACGATCTAAGTAACACTTATAGAGAGGACCTCCGAGAGAGCAGGAGAGCCCGACCAGAACCTCGAGAATCGGCTGATTCCGGTCTGTACGCCAGCAGAGTGGCTTATGACATGAAGAAATCCTGGAAGGCAGACCCGCCACTGTACGCTTCCAAGGTTCTACCCGACCGCCCCTCGGGCGGAGGGGAGCGGTACGATGACATAGAAAGTTGGAGACCCCAGATCCCGTCCCCCCGGGCGAGAGATGACTACCCCCTTCCTAGGCCACCCCCGCCCCCACCCCCGCCACCGATATCGCACGCACCCAGCGGCCGCTACGCCGACGTCATAAGACGATAG